The Arthrobacter sp. OAP107 DNA segment AGCCGGTTTCCATCGCCGCAGGGCTCTATATCACCCTGTTCCGCGGCACCCCGGTCCTGGTCCAGCTGATCTTCTGGTTCAACATCTCAGCCCTGTACCCGAACCTGACCATCGGCGTCCCGTTCACCAACATCAGCACGGCCGTGGACACGAACGCGATCATGGGCCCGATCACCGCAGCCCTGATCGGGCTGACCTTGAACCAGGCCGCCTACATGGCCGAGATCATCCGCGGCGGGTTCTCCGCCGTCGGCAAGGGCCAGATCGAGGCCGCCGACTCCCTGGGCATGAGCGCCGGAATGAAGATGCGCAAGGTCATCATCCCCCAGGCCATGCCCTCGATCATCCCGGCCACCGGAAACCAGTTCATCGGCATGTTCAAGGAAACCTCCCTCGTCAGCGTGCTCGGCGTCGCCGAACTGCTCCAAAGCGCCCAGCTCGTCTACGCGCGCACCTACGAGACCATCCCGCTGCTGCTGGTCGCCAGCCTCTGGTACCTCGTGATGACCCTGCTGCTGAGCTACCCGCAGTCCAAGCTCGAGCAAAAATATTCCCGTTCAACCTCCAGGCTTCCCCGGAAGGCGAAAAAGGTTGTCCTGACAGCACCGGAAGGTATCGCCCGATGAGTACCGACGGCACCATTCACGCCCGTAAAATCCGCAAGTCCTTCGGATCCAAAACAGTCCTGAAAGACATCGACCTGGACATCGCCAGCGGCGAGATCTGCTGCATCATCGGCCCGTCCGGCTCGGGCAAGTCCACCGTCCTGCGCTGCATCAACGGCCTGGAAACCGTCGACACCGGAATCCTGAAAGTCAACGGCGAAAACTTCGGCTACTACGAAACCGACACCGCCTACCACGCCCTGCCCCCCAAGAAGCTCGCCGAGCAGCGCACCCGGGTCGGCATGGTCTTCCAGCAGTTCAACCTCTTCCCCAACATGACCGCCAACGAAAACATCATGGCCGGCCCCGTCCTGGTCAAACGCCACGACAAGAAACAAGCCATAAAACGGGCGCACGACCTGCTCGCCAGTGTCGGCCTGGCCGGGTTCGGGGACTACTACCCGGCCCAGCTCTCCGGCGGCCAGCAACAGCGCGTCGCGATCGCCCGGTCCCTGGCCATGGACCCCGAGATCATCCTCTTCGACGAACCCACCTCCGCCCTGGACCCCGAAAAGGTCGGCGAAGTCCTCGCCGTCATGCAGGACCTCGCCAAAAAAGGCATGACCATGGTCGTCGTCACCCACGAAATGGGCTTCGCCCGCGAAGTCGCCGACTCCCTGATCTTCATGGACGACGGCTGCGTCGTCGAACGCGGAGACGCCCGCGACGTCCTGTCCAACCCCAAAGAACCCCGCACCAAGGCCTTCCTGGACAAGGTGATCTAAATGACCAACGGCAAACTCGCAGTCATCGGCCTGGGCAGCATCGGCTCCATGGCCCTCTGGCAGGCCTCCCGCCTCACCGACTCCGTCACCGGATTCGAAGCCCACACACCCGCCCACACCCGCAGCGCCGTGGGCGGCGACACCCGCCTGTTCCGCATGATCTACCGCGGCAACCCCGGCTACTACCACATCCTGGAACGCTCCCGCAGCCTCTGGGCCGAACTCGAAGCCGAAACCGGACAGGACATCCTCACCCGCTGCGGCGGCCTCTCCATCGGCACCAAAGACGGCCCCTACCTCACCGCCCTGCTCGAAACCACCAGGACCAACGGCGCGGACCACGCCATCCTCAGCCGCGCCGAAATGGCCGAACGCTACCCCCAGCACAACCTCCGGCCCGACGACATCGCCGTCTACGACCCCCACGCCGGCGCCCTGCGCACCGACCGCGCCGTCACCGCCGCCGTCACCGCCGCCCAGGCCAACGGCGCCACCATCCACACCAACACCCCCATCGACAGCATCACCGAAACCGACGACGGCGTCCTCATCACCTCCGGCGAGAAGTCCTGGACCTACGAGAACGTCATCGTCTCCTCCGGCGGCTGGTCCCGCAAGCTCATGCCCGACCACCTCAAAGCAGCAACCCAAACCAAACGCATCTTCCTGACCTGGTTCGTCGCCCGCGACGCAGCCCAGTTCGCCCCGGACAAGTTCCCCGTCTTCATCCGCATCTCCGGGGACCGGTCCATGTACGGCGCACCCGCCGTCGACGGCGTCACCGTCAAAGCCACCCTCGACGGCCGCGGAACACCAACCCCTTCCCCTGACACCGTCCCCAGGGAACTGACTAGCGCGGAAATCACTGAAACGACCGAAACCGTCACCGAGTTCTTCCCCGGATTGTTCCCCAATATCGTCCGTTCCGACGCATTCCCCGACCTCTACACCAAAGACAGCCACCCCCTCCTTGGCCGGTTCAGCGAGGGCAGCAGAATCTACGTTGCCACCGGCTTCTCCGGCGCCGGCTTCAAAAACGCCACCGGCTTCGGCGAAATCGCCGCCCACGAAGCCCTCGGCAAACGGTCCTTCGACGGACTGGATTTCACGCGGCCCCAACGTTTCACCGCCTGACCACCCATCTTGTCGGACACAACGTGGCGCACCCAGTATCGCCAATTGTTGACAATCTACACCTCCTGAGAAAGTATGAAGCCATGGCAACTCTTAGCCCCATCCTCAAGCAGGCCACTCCGGTCATCGTTGATCACGCAGTCGGCTCCTGGATTCACGCCACCGACGGCAAAAAGTATCTCGATTTCACCACCGGCATCGGTGTCACCAGCACGGGCCACTGCCACCCGGACGTCGTCGCCGCCGCCCGCGAACAGGTGGGCAAGATTGTCCATGCGCAATACACCACCGTGATGCACAAGCCCCTCCTTGAGCTCACAGAAAAGTTGGGGGAATTCCTGCCCTCGGGGCTGGACAGCGTCTTCTACGCCACCTCGGGCTCCGAAGCCGTGGAAGCTTCAGTGCGCCTGGCCCGGATGGCAACCGGCCGGCCGAACATCATTTCCTTCCAGGGCGGCTTCCACGGCCGCACTGTCGGGGCAGCTTCCCTCACTACTGCAGGCACGAAATTCCGTTCCGGATTCTCCCCCCTGATGGGCGGCGTGCACGTTGCACCCTTCCCGCACGCCTACAGGTACGGCTGGGATGAAGAAACAGCCGTTGCCTTTGCCCTGAAGGAACTGGACCACCTCCTGGTCAGCATCAGCAGCCCCAGTGATACGGCAGGTTTCA contains these protein-coding regions:
- the solA gene encoding N-methyl-L-tryptophan oxidase yields the protein MTNGKLAVIGLGSIGSMALWQASRLTDSVTGFEAHTPAHTRSAVGGDTRLFRMIYRGNPGYYHILERSRSLWAELEAETGQDILTRCGGLSIGTKDGPYLTALLETTRTNGADHAILSRAEMAERYPQHNLRPDDIAVYDPHAGALRTDRAVTAAVTAAQANGATIHTNTPIDSITETDDGVLITSGEKSWTYENVIVSSGGWSRKLMPDHLKAATQTKRIFLTWFVARDAAQFAPDKFPVFIRISGDRSMYGAPAVDGVTVKATLDGRGTPTPSPDTVPRELTSAEITETTETVTEFFPGLFPNIVRSDAFPDLYTKDSHPLLGRFSEGSRIYVATGFSGAGFKNATGFGEIAAHEALGKRSFDGLDFTRPQRFTA
- a CDS encoding amino acid ABC transporter permease, with the protein product MVTAIDKGSSRSTMVSTDAALKPRLRLRTPSEYAGWVLSILVGIGILVSVLTNPNFKWGVVGKYFFAESILRGLMLTIFLTLASMALGTLLGLFLAVMRASHVKPVSIAAGLYITLFRGTPVLVQLIFWFNISALYPNLTIGVPFTNISTAVDTNAIMGPITAALIGLTLNQAAYMAEIIRGGFSAVGKGQIEAADSLGMSAGMKMRKVIIPQAMPSIIPATGNQFIGMFKETSLVSVLGVAELLQSAQLVYARTYETIPLLLVASLWYLVMTLLLSYPQSKLEQKYSRSTSRLPRKAKKVVLTAPEGIAR
- a CDS encoding amino acid ABC transporter ATP-binding protein, whose amino-acid sequence is MSTDGTIHARKIRKSFGSKTVLKDIDLDIASGEICCIIGPSGSGKSTVLRCINGLETVDTGILKVNGENFGYYETDTAYHALPPKKLAEQRTRVGMVFQQFNLFPNMTANENIMAGPVLVKRHDKKQAIKRAHDLLASVGLAGFGDYYPAQLSGGQQQRVAIARSLAMDPEIILFDEPTSALDPEKVGEVLAVMQDLAKKGMTMVVVTHEMGFAREVADSLIFMDDGCVVERGDARDVLSNPKEPRTKAFLDKVI